The Rhodocytophaga rosea genome has a segment encoding these proteins:
- a CDS encoding two-component regulator propeller domain-containing protein — protein sequence MRKLVTHFPYLVFLILFLFSPGLQTLASTQPQVAFKRYTVQNGLSNNYVRKILQDSEGFIWVATEDGLNKFDSYTFQVYKHIPGDSTSLTNHPIVSLVEDNNHNIWIATWGGGIFIYNRNLDNFRQFKHIPQQSNSISSNYIYDLFKDSKGRIWAGTNGYGLNLGDTKTYTFTAFIHDPQDTTSISHNRVSAITEDKEGKLWIGTIGGGVNHFDPRTGIFQQYLHDSRNESSLSHNEVFSVLCDSKNRLWVGTWNNGLNLKEGSAQEFTHFNHLPSESNSLTSNQVWALTEDMHKRLWIGTDNGLCLYNESEKSFYTYHHDSFDPKSLAGNSVKSLYGDKQGRLWVGTNNNGLCLTDPYLTQMGHYYKKINTNSLTNNDVSAFLTDRSGRVLIGTDGGGLNILNPDRDSFVSYQHDYKNPFSIGSNKIKAILADRRQGIWIGFWDGGMDFFDSRKKTFTHFRKGKAPVDGQLNNDNVTCLAEDQEGYIWLGTFGGGISSFDPDRKKFTSFTQQVNNPESISDNFVWAIMVDQLNNVWIGTSNGNLNVMDRKRNRFFHLPLQTPDETRYAVRALFEDAKGRIWIGTGGGG from the coding sequence ATGAGAAAGCTAGTTACTCATTTTCCTTATTTAGTTTTCCTGATACTTTTTTTGTTTTCACCTGGCCTGCAAACCCTTGCAAGCACGCAACCACAAGTCGCATTCAAAAGATATACCGTTCAAAACGGACTTTCCAATAATTATGTAAGGAAAATCTTGCAGGATAGTGAAGGATTTATCTGGGTGGCCACAGAAGATGGCCTCAATAAATTCGATAGTTATACCTTTCAGGTATATAAGCATATTCCTGGAGACAGCACAAGCCTGACCAATCATCCCATTGTATCTTTAGTTGAAGACAATAACCATAATATCTGGATAGCTACCTGGGGAGGGGGAATTTTTATTTATAACCGCAATTTAGACAATTTCCGGCAGTTCAAGCATATCCCTCAACAAAGTAATAGTATCAGCAGTAATTATATTTACGACTTATTTAAAGATTCTAAAGGTAGAATCTGGGCAGGTACCAATGGCTATGGACTAAATTTAGGTGATACAAAGACTTATACTTTTACTGCTTTTATTCATGATCCTCAGGATACTACTTCAATCAGTCATAACCGGGTAAGTGCGATCACAGAAGACAAAGAAGGCAAACTCTGGATTGGTACCATTGGTGGGGGTGTTAATCATTTTGATCCTCGTACTGGTATTTTTCAGCAGTATCTACACGACAGTAGAAATGAGAGTAGCCTCAGTCATAACGAAGTTTTCAGCGTATTATGTGATAGTAAAAACAGGCTCTGGGTAGGTACCTGGAATAATGGCTTAAATCTGAAAGAAGGTTCCGCACAGGAATTTACTCATTTTAATCATTTACCGTCAGAAAGTAATTCTTTGACCAGCAACCAGGTTTGGGCCCTTACAGAAGACATGCATAAGCGGCTATGGATCGGAACTGACAACGGTTTATGTTTATATAATGAATCAGAAAAATCATTTTACACCTATCATCATGATTCTTTCGATCCCAAAAGCCTGGCAGGTAATTCAGTAAAGAGTTTATATGGGGATAAACAGGGACGTTTATGGGTGGGTACTAATAATAATGGCTTGTGCCTGACTGATCCATATCTAACTCAGATGGGGCATTACTATAAAAAAATAAATACAAATTCCCTTACAAATAATGATGTAAGTGCATTCCTAACGGATCGTTCCGGCCGGGTGTTGATTGGAACAGATGGAGGAGGTCTGAACATATTAAACCCTGACAGGGATTCTTTTGTATCCTACCAGCATGACTACAAAAACCCATTCAGTATTGGCAGTAATAAAATTAAAGCCATATTAGCAGACCGCAGGCAGGGAATATGGATAGGATTCTGGGATGGCGGGATGGATTTTTTTGATTCCAGAAAGAAAACTTTTACACATTTCAGAAAAGGGAAAGCGCCTGTTGACGGTCAACTCAACAACGACAATGTTACTTGTCTGGCTGAAGACCAGGAGGGGTACATCTGGCTGGGAACTTTTGGTGGAGGTATCAGCAGTTTTGATCCGGACCGGAAAAAGTTTACTTCCTTTACCCAGCAAGTCAACAATCCGGAAAGCATAAGCGATAATTTCGTATGGGCTATTATGGTGGATCAGCTGAACAATGTATGGATTGGTACCTCTAATGGCAACCTGAATGTAATGGATAGAAAACGGAACCGGTTTTTTCATCTTCCTTTACAAACTCCTGATGAAACCCGTTATGCGGTGCGGGCTTTATTTGAAGATGCCAAAGGAAGAATATGGATCGGGACGGGAGGAGGGGGCTAA
- a CDS encoding sensor histidine kinase — MDRDGRRGLKLLQKKDSTFKTFTIANGFPSNTINAIAEDNKGVLWLGTNQGMVRFDPETERYQLFGMSAGVQGLQFNRQASGRLASGELLFGGNNGFNLFHPDSLKQLNLQVPLVWVDFQIFNKPVPIGRENSPLQARLNQSQTITLDYKQSVFSIEYAALNYTAPEEIQYKYRLKGFTDESWQNAGATRKVTYTNLPPKRYVFEVTTAADGRVAVPTRTLTIVITPPWWHTWWARIVFLLSATSLLTILYYSRVRRIKYQNKRLEKQVTERTLQLQKANASLQEMNGLIQEQKEEIQSQAQELEARVEIRTADLKKTNEELDNFVYRVSHDIRAPLSSILGLVTLIELEQDPTQLQLYLQMINKSIHKLDGFVKDILDYSRNSRVSMNREEINFQELVENVHAELVYMENAPRLQILKEFTINYPHFNDARRLHIIFRNLFSNAVKYQNLHCERSFLHIHIQTDKHCATIIVKDNGIGIDTWQQEKVFDMFYRGSQLSNSSGLGLYIVKETIEKLNGSIQLQSELGVGTTFIIKLPNLPLKEE; from the coding sequence ATGGATCGGGACGGGAGGAGGGGGCTAAAACTCCTGCAAAAAAAAGACTCTACCTTTAAAACATTTACAATCGCTAATGGCTTTCCCAGTAATACGATCAATGCGATCGCAGAAGATAATAAAGGCGTCCTCTGGCTGGGTACAAACCAGGGCATGGTACGTTTTGATCCGGAAACTGAACGCTACCAGCTCTTTGGAATGAGTGCTGGTGTGCAAGGTCTGCAATTTAACAGGCAGGCCTCTGGCAGGCTGGCGTCTGGTGAATTGCTCTTTGGTGGAAATAATGGCTTTAATCTGTTTCATCCCGATAGTTTAAAACAGCTTAATTTGCAGGTGCCGCTTGTATGGGTGGATTTTCAAATATTTAATAAACCTGTGCCGATCGGCAGGGAAAATTCTCCCTTACAAGCAAGGCTCAATCAGAGCCAAACCATTACCTTAGATTATAAACAATCGGTATTTAGTATTGAATATGCCGCATTAAACTACACAGCCCCGGAAGAAATCCAGTATAAATACCGGCTGAAAGGATTTACCGATGAAAGCTGGCAGAATGCCGGTGCCACCCGGAAGGTAACCTATACCAATCTGCCACCCAAGCGCTATGTTTTTGAAGTGACTACTGCCGCAGATGGTAGAGTTGCCGTGCCAACCCGCACCCTGACAATTGTAATAACTCCCCCATGGTGGCATACCTGGTGGGCCCGAATTGTTTTTTTATTATCTGCCACCTCCTTATTAACAATCCTTTATTACTCACGCGTCAGACGGATTAAATATCAAAACAAGAGGCTTGAAAAACAAGTGACTGAGCGTACTTTACAATTACAAAAAGCCAATGCATCTCTCCAAGAGATGAACGGGCTGATTCAGGAACAAAAGGAAGAAATTCAGTCGCAGGCCCAGGAACTTGAAGCAAGGGTTGAAATCAGGACGGCTGACCTGAAAAAGACAAACGAGGAGCTGGATAATTTTGTATACCGGGTATCACATGATATCCGGGCTCCCTTGTCATCCATTCTGGGATTAGTTACACTTATTGAGCTTGAGCAAGATCCCACACAATTACAATTGTATCTGCAAATGATCAATAAAAGTATCCATAAACTAGATGGATTTGTAAAAGATATATTAGACTATTCCCGGAATTCAAGGGTAAGTATGAACCGGGAAGAAATTAATTTCCAGGAATTAGTAGAAAATGTTCATGCTGAACTGGTATACATGGAAAATGCTCCTCGCCTGCAAATTCTGAAGGAGTTTACCATTAACTATCCTCATTTCAATGATGCCAGGCGGTTACATATCATTTTTCGTAATTTATTTTCAAACGCGGTTAAATATCAGAACTTACACTGTGAAAGGTCGTTTCTACACATACATATCCAGACTGATAAACATTGTGCCACTATTATAGTAAAAGATAATGGGATAGGTATTGACACCTGGCAGCAAGAAAAGGTGTTTGATATGTTTTACCGGGGAAGCCAGCTTTCAAATAGTTCCGGACTTGGATTATATATTGTGAAAGAAACCATAGAAAAACTCAATGGATCGATTCAACTGCAATCAGAACTAGGTGTTGGCACTACATTTATTATTAAGCTACCTAACCTTCCCCTTAAAGAAGAATAA
- the mutS gene encoding DNA mismatch repair protein MutS has product MKQYNIIKAKYPGAMLLFRVGDFYETFGEDAVKASRILDIVLTKRANGTASEIPLAGFPHHSLDAYLPKLVRAGQRVAICDQLEDPKFAQGIVKRGVTELVTPGIAFSDNVLDVKRNNYLSAIHISGESVGIAFLDVSTGEFFASQGNTMYVDKLLQSFQPAEVLYCKNQRNKITGLVADKYAMFHLEEWIFQHQFAYDKLIQHFQTNSLKGFGIESLPEGIIAAGCILHYLSETEHKDVKHIATISRLEEDRYVWLDKFTIRNLELIYPQQESGVPLIDILDHSVTPMGSRLMKKWLVLPLREKAIIEERLDVVSFLTKENQFIEQLQQHLKQVGDLERLISKVAVRRINPRELLQLKKSLHHTNPVKEILAGSALPQLKKLADQLNPCQFLFDKLETELFEEPPIVTNQGRLIKEGINKELDELRAIAYSGKDYLLQLQQREIQNTGISSLKVAYNKVFGYYLEVTHAHKDKVPASWIRKQTLVNAERYVTEELKEYEEKILHAEDRIFTIEQQMFNALVLAAAEYVTQIQKNAQVLAKIDCLGSFASVAIKNKYVRPEISDSRVISIKDGRHPVIEKQLPLGENFIPNDIYLDDETQQIMVITGPNMAGKSALLRQTALIVLMAQMGSFVPASSAWIGLVDKVFTRVGASDNLSKGESTFMVEMTETASILNNLSERSLVLMDEIGRGTSTYDGISIAWAIVEFLHQHPKYKAKTLFATHYHELNQLADDFPRIKNYNVSVKEAANKIIFMRKLQEGGSQHSFGIHVAQMAGMPTQIVSRANEIMHHLEKDKIRNHPDAVFKEIPKNNYQLKIFEASDPNFMKVKNILDKLDINTISPVEALLKLNEIKLILQAK; this is encoded by the coding sequence ATGAAGCAATACAACATCATCAAGGCAAAATACCCAGGTGCCATGTTGCTTTTCAGGGTAGGAGATTTCTACGAAACGTTTGGGGAAGATGCCGTAAAAGCAAGCCGTATTCTGGATATTGTGCTTACCAAACGGGCAAATGGCACAGCTTCCGAAATTCCATTAGCCGGCTTTCCCCATCATTCCCTGGATGCTTATCTGCCCAAACTGGTACGGGCCGGACAAAGGGTAGCCATCTGCGACCAGCTGGAAGATCCTAAATTTGCCCAGGGAATTGTAAAAAGAGGCGTTACAGAACTAGTAACGCCAGGTATTGCTTTCAGTGATAATGTTCTGGATGTAAAACGGAATAATTACCTGTCAGCCATCCATATTTCCGGCGAAAGTGTGGGGATTGCTTTTCTGGATGTATCTACCGGGGAATTCTTTGCTTCGCAGGGCAACACGATGTATGTTGACAAACTCCTGCAAAGTTTTCAGCCTGCTGAAGTATTGTATTGCAAAAATCAACGTAATAAGATTACCGGATTAGTGGCAGATAAATATGCCATGTTTCACCTGGAAGAATGGATTTTCCAGCACCAGTTTGCCTACGATAAACTCATCCAGCATTTCCAGACCAATTCTCTGAAAGGATTTGGCATTGAAAGTTTGCCGGAAGGTATTATTGCAGCCGGATGTATTCTGCATTATTTGTCAGAAACGGAACACAAGGATGTAAAGCATATTGCTACTATTTCCAGGCTGGAAGAAGACCGCTATGTATGGCTCGATAAGTTCACCATCCGGAATCTGGAGTTAATATATCCGCAGCAGGAATCTGGTGTACCTCTGATTGATATTCTCGACCACTCGGTTACTCCGATGGGCAGCCGGTTGATGAAAAAATGGCTGGTTCTGCCCTTGCGGGAAAAAGCAATTATTGAAGAAAGGCTCGATGTAGTTTCCTTCCTTACTAAAGAAAATCAGTTCATAGAGCAGTTGCAGCAACACCTCAAACAAGTGGGTGATTTAGAACGGTTAATTTCCAAAGTAGCTGTCCGAAGGATCAATCCCAGGGAACTGCTGCAACTGAAAAAATCCCTGCATCATACCAATCCGGTGAAAGAAATATTAGCGGGCTCTGCCCTGCCCCAGCTCAAAAAGCTGGCTGACCAGTTAAATCCCTGCCAGTTTCTGTTCGATAAACTCGAAACAGAACTATTTGAAGAACCACCCATTGTAACCAATCAGGGACGGTTGATTAAAGAAGGTATTAACAAAGAACTGGACGAACTCCGGGCTATCGCTTACTCTGGAAAAGATTATTTGCTTCAGCTACAGCAGCGTGAAATTCAAAATACCGGCATAAGTTCGTTAAAAGTGGCGTACAATAAAGTGTTTGGCTACTACCTGGAAGTTACCCATGCCCACAAAGACAAAGTGCCAGCCAGCTGGATACGTAAACAAACCCTGGTAAATGCGGAACGTTATGTAACAGAAGAATTAAAAGAGTATGAGGAAAAAATCCTACATGCCGAAGATCGCATTTTTACCATTGAGCAGCAAATGTTTAATGCACTGGTACTGGCTGCAGCAGAATATGTTACCCAGATCCAGAAAAACGCCCAGGTACTGGCAAAAATTGATTGCCTGGGATCGTTTGCCAGCGTTGCCATCAAAAATAAATATGTAAGGCCGGAGATTTCAGATTCCAGGGTGATTTCGATCAAAGATGGCCGGCATCCGGTGATAGAAAAGCAGTTGCCTCTGGGCGAAAATTTCATTCCCAACGACATCTATCTCGACGATGAAACCCAGCAAATCATGGTGATTACCGGTCCGAATATGGCTGGTAAATCTGCCTTGCTCAGGCAAACTGCCTTGATTGTATTGATGGCACAAATGGGAAGTTTTGTTCCGGCCTCTTCCGCCTGGATCGGGCTGGTTGATAAAGTTTTTACCAGAGTAGGTGCTTCTGATAACTTATCAAAGGGAGAGTCTACATTTATGGTAGAAATGACCGAAACCGCCAGCATTCTCAACAACCTCAGCGAACGGAGCCTGGTGCTGATGGATGAGATTGGAAGGGGAACCAGTACCTATGACGGCATTTCTATTGCCTGGGCCATTGTGGAATTTCTGCACCAACATCCAAAGTATAAAGCCAAAACCTTATTTGCTACACACTATCATGAGTTGAATCAACTGGCTGATGATTTTCCAAGGATAAAAAATTACAATGTATCTGTAAAAGAAGCGGCAAACAAGATCATTTTCATGCGCAAATTGCAGGAAGGAGGAAGCCAGCACAGCTTTGGTATCCATGTTGCGCAGATGGCAGGAATGCCGACACAAATCGTGTCGAGAGCCAATGAAATTATGCATCATCTGGAGAAGGATAAAATACGCAATCATCCGGATGCAGTATTTAAGGAAATCCCCAAAAACAATTACCAATTAAAGATTTTTGAAGCTTCTGATCCAAACTTTATGAAAGTAAAAAACATTCTGGATAAGCTTGATATTAATACTATTTCACCAGTAGAAGCATTGCTAAAATTAAATGAAATTAAGCTGATTTTACAAGCAAAATAA
- a CDS encoding RNA methyltransferase, with product MRKLQNDELHRATVDEFKVKKKNPYVLLLDNVRSLHNVGSAFRTADAFLAEKMYLCGITGTPPNREIAKTALGATESVEWEYEKEASEVIAKLKQQGYILVAVEQVENSTQLFDFEIDAEQKYCFIFGNEIFGVQQELVAKADVCLEIPQFGTKHSLNIAVSIGVIVWDYLSKLQKLT from the coding sequence ATGCGTAAATTACAGAATGATGAACTCCACAGGGCAACGGTGGATGAATTCAAAGTTAAGAAAAAAAATCCGTATGTACTTTTATTAGATAACGTCCGGAGCCTGCATAATGTAGGCTCTGCTTTCCGGACAGCTGATGCTTTTCTGGCTGAAAAAATGTATCTCTGTGGCATTACCGGAACCCCTCCCAACCGGGAGATTGCCAAAACGGCACTTGGTGCAACTGAATCTGTAGAATGGGAATATGAGAAAGAAGCAAGTGAGGTGATAGCAAAATTAAAGCAGCAGGGTTATATTTTAGTTGCGGTAGAGCAGGTGGAGAATAGTACCCAGTTATTTGATTTTGAGATCGACGCTGAGCAAAAATATTGTTTTATTTTTGGAAATGAAATATTCGGCGTTCAGCAGGAACTGGTCGCTAAAGCTGATGTATGTCTGGAAATCCCCCAGTTTGGCACCAAACATTCGCTGAACATTGCAGTAAGTATAGGCGTAATTGTATGGGACTATCTGTCGAAATTGCAAAAGCTTACATAA
- a CDS encoding sensor histidine kinase: MPIRTSTYIRYMLYPIIGFATIHLFGMNAVFGSRKYFIYGLVSTVYTVILWEGNQWIVHQLKKRFPAYHQTSQRILYQIINSLLFTISTVGLLTLIVNWLTGQIFEWGEFIYSFRPSVMITFAVTTVSEASYFFHRWKSSILEAEKLKRENIQSQYETLKNQVNPHFLFNSLNTLITIIPENPQLAVAFTQHLSTLYRYILQTKDSELVPLAEEMKIADAYIFLLKARFGDNLMVKTTIGTQEFGQYVAPLTIQMLIENAVKHNIISAGKPLYISIYSQMGAWIVVENNLQKKLTPDPDSTQTGLANIMNRYKLLSSQNVEVFCTDASFIVKLPLLTISHQKVYSNK, from the coding sequence ATGCCTATCAGAACTTCAACTTATATCCGGTATATGCTCTATCCAATAATTGGGTTTGCAACCATCCATTTATTTGGCATGAATGCCGTATTTGGTTCCAGAAAGTACTTCATCTATGGGTTAGTTTCTACGGTTTACACAGTAATTTTATGGGAAGGAAATCAGTGGATTGTGCACCAGTTGAAAAAGCGTTTTCCGGCCTATCATCAGACTTCTCAACGGATTTTATACCAGATCATAAACAGCTTGCTCTTTACAATTAGTACGGTTGGCCTGCTCACGCTTATTGTGAACTGGTTGACAGGGCAGATATTTGAATGGGGAGAGTTTATATACAGTTTTCGCCCCAGCGTGATGATTACTTTTGCGGTTACTACCGTTTCCGAAGCCTCATATTTCTTTCACCGCTGGAAGAGTTCTATTCTGGAAGCAGAGAAACTAAAACGGGAGAATATTCAATCACAATACGAGACCCTCAAAAACCAGGTAAATCCGCATTTTTTATTTAACAGTCTGAATACATTAATTACCATTATCCCCGAAAATCCGCAACTGGCTGTAGCGTTTACCCAGCATCTTTCCACTTTGTACCGTTACATTCTTCAAACCAAAGACAGCGAACTTGTACCACTGGCAGAAGAAATGAAAATTGCAGATGCCTATATTTTCCTATTAAAAGCAAGGTTCGGAGATAATCTAATGGTAAAAACCACCATCGGCACGCAAGAATTTGGGCAGTATGTAGCACCCCTTACTATTCAGATGTTGATAGAAAACGCAGTAAAACACAATATTATTTCTGCCGGCAAACCTTTGTATATTTCCATTTACAGCCAGATGGGAGCATGGATAGTAGTAGAAAATAATCTTCAGAAAAAACTCACTCCCGACCCTGATTCTACGCAAACCGGACTGGCAAATATTATGAACCGATATAAACTTCTTAGTTCACAGAATGTAGAGGTATTTTGTACCGATGCCTCTTTTATAGTGAAACTACCTTTGCTTACCATCAGCCATCAGAAAGTGTATAGCAATAAATAG
- a CDS encoding DUF2306 domain-containing protein: MEMIYTYMRLVHIVSGMTAFFVAPLALIAIKGGKNHKIWGNIFFWAMVLVAISAIPMTFYHPNLFLFLVAIFSFHLSLYGYRSVQRRRSVDLQKSMRIDFWIACIAALCYGGFIAWGIAVFFTSGSHAFGYIAIVFGLIGMRFSFRNFKAFRTPPTDTMQWWFDHMQGMVGSYIATLSAFSAVNFYFLPDTLRWLWPTLAGVPLLFFWERYYKKKMNNHGSHKSEISPETMNV, from the coding sequence ATGGAAATGATATATACCTACATGCGCCTTGTGCACATTGTGTCCGGAATGACCGCTTTTTTTGTAGCCCCACTCGCACTTATTGCAATAAAAGGGGGTAAAAATCATAAGATTTGGGGTAATATTTTCTTTTGGGCAATGGTGCTGGTAGCGATCTCCGCTATTCCCATGACTTTTTACCACCCGAATTTATTTTTGTTCCTGGTCGCCATTTTCAGCTTTCATCTATCGCTGTATGGATACCGTTCGGTTCAACGTCGCCGGTCTGTGGATCTTCAAAAAAGCATGCGTATCGATTTCTGGATTGCCTGTATCGCCGCACTTTGTTACGGAGGATTTATTGCCTGGGGAATAGCTGTTTTTTTTACATCCGGCAGCCATGCTTTCGGCTATATTGCCATCGTATTCGGACTCATTGGGATGCGGTTTTCTTTCAGAAACTTTAAAGCTTTCAGAACACCGCCCACCGATACAATGCAGTGGTGGTTCGATCACATGCAGGGAATGGTGGGTTCTTATATAGCCACACTTTCGGCTTTTTCGGCAGTTAATTTCTACTTTTTGCCAGATACACTCCGCTGGCTCTGGCCAACGCTTGCAGGAGTGCCGCTTTTGTTTTTCTGGGAAAGATATTATAAAAAGAAAATGAATAACCATGGAAGCCATAAATCAGAAATTTCGCCGGAAACAATGAATGTATAA
- a CDS encoding PAS domain-containing protein yields the protein MSNMNWSIRTKILLGLLPLLLLVVMNYGVSYQPNSWGDELILTIFIAAIVLFYWVLQQVFIKPLSYLTDRISRISEGDYTQCIEYAHNDELGNIADVVDKLAENAQNATTFITNIKDGNLDAEYTKSRASSDEQKDGLAGTLIGLRDHMKTIAEQERERNWATEGLAKFVYILRANNEEITTLGDKIITNLVKYVNANQGGLFVVNQEEDTTYLELVSCYAFDRKKFIQRKIQPGEGMVGQAYLEKDTIYLTEIPDDYITITSGLGLANPSCILIVPLKVNDQILGVVELASFHTFPTYQIAFIEKLGESIASTISNAKVNERTKRLLEESQEQSEEMRAQEEEMRQNMEELHATQEDLQRKNIERQQAEKELMRAQSYLNSIINKIGNPILVKDRKHRLILINDAFCEFAGMKREQMLNKSDHDLFPKEQADIFYAMDEVVFNSGEDNINVETNTDSHGVERTVVTKKTVFKDESGETFLVATVTDISDTRQLENVLSQEKTMLDTLMDSLQEMVAFKDASGRFLKANKALADKFKIPQKEEIAGKTVFDYLPKEQAEILSSKEQEVITTGKTVESEERLILPDGSDTSGVSSQIPFKDTKGNISGTLHIFKQ from the coding sequence ATGTCTAACATGAACTGGTCTATCCGGACAAAAATTCTGCTGGGCTTATTGCCTTTGCTTTTGCTGGTAGTGATGAATTACGGTGTTTCCTATCAACCCAATAGCTGGGGTGATGAATTAATACTGACTATATTTATAGCTGCTATTGTATTGTTTTACTGGGTGTTGCAACAGGTTTTTATCAAACCCTTGAGCTATCTGACAGATCGGATTAGCCGTATTTCGGAAGGGGATTACACCCAGTGCATTGAATATGCACACAACGATGAACTGGGAAACATTGCGGATGTAGTAGATAAACTGGCCGAAAATGCACAGAATGCAACAACATTCATAACAAATATTAAAGATGGAAATCTGGATGCCGAATACACTAAATCAAGGGCAAGTTCAGATGAACAAAAAGATGGACTAGCCGGAACGCTGATTGGCTTGCGAGATCATATGAAAACCATAGCAGAACAGGAAAGAGAGCGGAACTGGGCAACTGAAGGATTAGCTAAGTTTGTGTATATTCTGCGGGCCAATAATGAGGAAATTACAACGCTGGGCGATAAAATTATTACCAACCTGGTCAAGTATGTGAATGCCAACCAGGGCGGTTTGTTTGTAGTAAATCAGGAAGAGGACACTACGTATTTAGAACTGGTTTCCTGTTACGCTTTCGATCGCAAGAAATTCATCCAGCGTAAAATTCAGCCCGGCGAAGGAATGGTAGGACAAGCATATCTCGAAAAAGATACTATATATCTTACTGAGATTCCGGATGATTATATTACGATTACTTCCGGTTTAGGTCTGGCCAATCCCAGCTGTATATTAATTGTGCCACTCAAAGTGAATGATCAGATTCTGGGCGTAGTAGAACTGGCTTCATTTCATACTTTTCCAACCTACCAGATAGCTTTTATTGAAAAGCTGGGAGAAAGTATAGCGTCTACTATTTCCAATGCCAAAGTGAACGAACGTACCAAACGCCTGCTGGAAGAGTCGCAGGAACAATCAGAAGAGATGCGGGCACAGGAAGAAGAAATGCGCCAGAATATGGAAGAACTGCATGCCACCCAGGAAGATTTGCAGCGGAAAAATATAGAACGGCAGCAGGCAGAAAAAGAACTGATGCGTGCCCAATCTTACCTCAACAGCATTATCAATAAAATCGGCAATCCTATTCTGGTAAAAGACCGCAAACACCGGCTCATTCTGATTAATGATGCTTTTTGTGAATTTGCCGGCATGAAACGGGAGCAAATGCTTAACAAAAGCGACCATGACCTGTTTCCGAAAGAACAAGCAGATATATTCTATGCCATGGATGAAGTAGTATTCAATTCCGGGGAAGACAATATCAATGTGGAAACCAATACAGATAGCCATGGTGTCGAACGTACTGTTGTAACCAAGAAAACCGTTTTCAAAGATGAATCCGGAGAAACTTTCCTGGTGGCAACTGTTACGGATATTTCCGATACCAGGCAGCTTGAAAACGTACTCAGCCAGGAGAAAACCATGCTGGATACCCTGATGGATAGTTTGCAGGAAATGGTAGCATTTAAAGATGCCAGCGGCCGCTTCCTGAAAGCAAATAAAGCCTTAGCCGATAAATTTAAAATTCCTCAAAAAGAAGAGATCGCCGGAAAAACGGTGTTTGATTATTTACCCAAAGAACAGGCAGAAATTCTATCGAGCAAAGAACAAGAGGTAATTACTACCGGGAAAACTGTAGAGAGTGAAGAAAGGCTTATACTGCCAGATGGCTCTGATACCTCTGGAGTAAGCAGCCAGATTCCATTTAAAGATACAAAGGGAAATATTTCAGGAACGCTGCATATTTTCAAGCAGTAA